A window from Myxococcus fulvus encodes these proteins:
- a CDS encoding TetR/AcrR family transcriptional regulator, translating to MRYAPEHKQATRERILAAAESLFRKEGFAGASVERVMRAAGLTVGGFYAHFASKDSLLAESVRAFFQHQHARWLGGLEELRGAEFLSHFVRRYLNRHNRDDLDEGCILPSVLSDVTRGTPEAQEALGQGVEMLAAELGARVPGGEGVTERQRALATVALLFGAMTLARATKATPLSDEILEAARAFLLAGAAPPEKKGH from the coding sequence ATGCGCTACGCACCCGAGCACAAGCAGGCCACGCGTGAGCGGATCCTGGCGGCGGCGGAGAGTCTCTTCCGGAAGGAGGGGTTCGCGGGCGCGAGCGTGGAGCGCGTCATGCGCGCGGCGGGGCTGACGGTGGGCGGCTTCTATGCGCACTTCGCGTCGAAGGACTCGCTGCTCGCGGAGTCGGTGCGGGCGTTCTTCCAGCATCAGCACGCGCGCTGGCTGGGGGGACTGGAGGAGCTGCGTGGCGCGGAGTTCCTGAGTCACTTCGTGCGGCGGTACCTGAACCGCCACAACCGTGACGACCTGGACGAGGGCTGCATCCTGCCCTCCGTGTTGTCGGACGTGACGCGGGGCACGCCCGAGGCGCAGGAGGCGCTGGGCCAGGGCGTGGAGATGCTCGCGGCGGAGCTGGGGGCCCGGGTTCCGGGCGGCGAGGGTGTCACCGAGCGGCAGCGCGCGCTGGCGACGGTAGCGCTCCTGTTCGGGGCGATGACGCTCGCGCGGGCGACGAAGGCGACGCCGCTCTCGGATGAAATCCTGGAGGCGGCTCGCGCCTTCCTGCTCGCGGGTGCGGCGCCTCCGGAGAAAAAGGGCCACTGA
- a CDS encoding DUF1036 domain-containing protein, which yields MRQPGKLPMNRRGFLRAGTLLGVGAGGMLSARTSDAWANGWSGIPGVAPTGAFGARPVAGITAREGPLTELTDFNSVNDSPGLIHRIETPSIQEPALLATERELRFRNSYGSTIWIFIAFPDAVACGGASGGHVARGWWGIGLNQEVFVLRTQASTVYYYAEADDGGIWTQTSGLSACVPQIGFNHCTENCLFGDRRLVLRPKTFGSGNLTVNLVR from the coding sequence GTGCGTCAGCCAGGCAAGCTTCCGATGAACAGGCGAGGTTTTCTTCGTGCAGGCACGCTGCTGGGAGTAGGGGCGGGTGGCATGCTCTCCGCGCGGACCTCCGACGCCTGGGCGAACGGGTGGAGTGGCATTCCCGGGGTGGCCCCAACGGGGGCATTCGGCGCTCGACCCGTAGCTGGAATCACGGCTCGTGAGGGGCCGCTGACGGAGCTCACGGACTTCAACAGCGTGAATGATTCGCCGGGGCTCATTCATCGGATTGAGACCCCTTCGATTCAGGAGCCTGCACTGCTGGCGACGGAGCGCGAGCTGCGCTTCCGCAACAGCTACGGCTCGACGATCTGGATCTTCATCGCCTTCCCCGATGCGGTCGCCTGCGGAGGCGCTTCGGGGGGCCATGTCGCTCGGGGATGGTGGGGCATCGGTCTGAACCAGGAGGTGTTCGTCCTCCGGACGCAGGCCTCGACGGTCTACTACTACGCCGAGGCCGACGATGGAGGCATCTGGACCCAAACAAGCGGCCTGTCTGCGTGCGTCCCACAGATTGGCTTCAATCACTGCACGGAGAACTGCCTGTTCGGGGACCGGAGGCTGGTGCTGCGGCCGAAGACCTTCGGTTCCGGGAACCTGACGGTCAACCTCGTCAGGTGA
- a CDS encoding PaaI family thioesterase — MSEAESDARTRTVTWRDYREGVTAAKTMSGLEYLRAIVRGEVPGAPIASLMGFAPVEVSEGRAVFEVEPGEYHYNPIGTVHGGLAATLLDSALGCAVHSTLPVGAGYTTLELHVNMVRAISQDTGKLTCTGEVIHVGGRVATAQAKLTDASGKLYAHGTTTCMVFRPAGPGGRE, encoded by the coding sequence ATGAGCGAGGCGGAGAGCGACGCGCGGACCCGGACGGTGACGTGGCGGGACTATCGGGAGGGTGTGACGGCGGCGAAGACGATGTCGGGGCTGGAGTACCTGCGCGCCATCGTCCGGGGTGAGGTGCCGGGGGCGCCCATCGCGTCGCTGATGGGCTTCGCGCCGGTGGAGGTGTCCGAGGGGCGGGCGGTGTTCGAGGTGGAGCCGGGGGAGTACCACTACAACCCGATCGGGACGGTGCACGGGGGATTGGCGGCCACGCTGTTGGACTCGGCGTTGGGGTGCGCGGTGCACAGCACGCTGCCGGTGGGGGCGGGGTACACGACGTTGGAGCTGCACGTGAACATGGTGCGAGCCATCTCCCAGGACACGGGGAAGCTGACGTGCACGGGGGAGGTGATTCACGTGGGTGGGCGGGTGGCGACGGCGCAGGCGAAGCTGACGGACGCGAGCGGGAAGCTGTACGCGCACGGGACGACGACGTGCATGGTCTTCAGGCCCGCGGGCCCGGGTGGCCGGGAGTAG
- the fabF gene encoding beta-ketoacyl-ACP synthase II: protein MQKRRVVVTGLGLISPCGTGVEKSWEALVRGQSGVGPITLFDASALDCRIAGEVKDFKVEDHIERREARRMDRFAHFAVVASDMALEDSGLQVTPENAERIATIIGSGIGGITSLEETFRRTLEKGPDRISPFFVLQMIINMAPGYVSLRHGLKGPSWAPNSACSTSAHAIGEAMRGIQRGDFDVAVAGGAEAPISLLGVGGFAAMQALSLRNDAPHAASRPFDADRDGFVLAEGSGMLVLEELEHARARGARIHAELTGYGASADAYHVTAPAPEHEGAQRSMRAALQDAALRPADIGYINAHGTSTDVGDLMETQGIHRVFGDAARSVAVSSTKSMTGHMNGAAGAAEAVISILALTRGLLPPTINLERLDPRISLDCVPNTARPAQVDAVMSNSFGFGGTNVSLIFRRLIP, encoded by the coding sequence ATGCAGAAGCGGCGCGTGGTGGTGACGGGACTGGGACTCATCAGCCCCTGTGGGACGGGCGTGGAGAAGAGCTGGGAGGCGCTGGTGCGCGGCCAGAGCGGCGTGGGCCCCATCACCCTCTTCGACGCGAGCGCGCTCGACTGCCGCATCGCCGGCGAGGTGAAGGACTTCAAGGTCGAGGACCACATCGAGCGGCGCGAGGCCCGACGCATGGACCGCTTCGCCCACTTCGCCGTGGTGGCCTCCGACATGGCCCTGGAGGACTCGGGCCTGCAGGTCACCCCCGAGAACGCCGAGCGCATCGCCACCATCATCGGCTCGGGCATCGGCGGCATCACCAGCCTGGAGGAGACCTTCCGCCGCACGCTGGAGAAGGGGCCCGACCGCATCAGCCCCTTCTTCGTCCTGCAGATGATCATCAACATGGCCCCCGGCTACGTGAGCCTCCGCCATGGCCTCAAGGGCCCCTCCTGGGCGCCCAACTCCGCGTGCTCCACCAGCGCCCACGCCATCGGCGAGGCGATGCGCGGCATCCAGCGCGGTGACTTCGACGTGGCGGTGGCCGGAGGCGCCGAGGCCCCCATCTCACTGCTCGGCGTCGGCGGCTTCGCGGCCATGCAGGCCTTGTCCCTGCGCAACGACGCGCCCCACGCGGCCAGCCGCCCCTTCGACGCGGACCGCGACGGCTTCGTGCTCGCCGAGGGCTCCGGCATGCTCGTCCTCGAGGAGCTGGAGCACGCCCGCGCCCGAGGCGCCCGCATCCACGCGGAGCTCACCGGCTACGGCGCCAGCGCCGACGCGTACCACGTCACCGCCCCTGCCCCCGAGCACGAGGGCGCCCAGCGCAGCATGCGCGCGGCCCTCCAGGACGCGGCGCTACGTCCCGCCGACATCGGCTACATCAACGCGCACGGCACCTCCACGGACGTGGGCGACCTCATGGAGACGCAAGGAATCCACCGCGTCTTCGGTGACGCCGCCCGCTCCGTCGCCGTCTCCTCCACCAAGTCGATGACCGGCCACATGAACGGCGCGGCGGGCGCCGCCGAGGCCGTCATCAGCATCCTCGCCCTCACCCGGGGACTGCTGCCGCCCACCATCAACCTCGAACGGTTGGATCCCCGCATCAGCCTGGACTGCGTGCCCAACACCGCGCGGCCCGCCCAGGTCGACGCCGTGATGAGCAACTCCTTCGGCTTCGGCGGCACCAACGTGTCGCTCATCTTCCGAAGGCTGATCCCCTGA
- a CDS encoding tetratricopeptide repeat protein, which translates to MHPPEDTERAHLLEALQKQKNQLATLRITGTPTTVGQGLVSLAELHGLLEDHAASRQCYEEALGMFQEAGYKPGLAQAYFGMGVAKANFEDHRGALELIAKAAMLFNETKDREGEAMCRACVGESLRALGQPEAAEEKYQEALILYRQTRNTGRTARLLLDIGDIRMEKAEYEPARKRFLEAIPLLEQGDDSEALALGHLLLGESEGLLGNHEGARSHLLRAVELYQELHDHVHEARARWDLGLSCYYTQDLPAAREQLEAVLPLYEEQGRMDEVAKVRNILAHFAARGA; encoded by the coding sequence ATGCACCCGCCCGAAGACACCGAACGCGCCCATCTGCTGGAGGCGCTCCAGAAGCAGAAGAACCAGCTGGCCACCCTGCGCATCACCGGCACGCCCACCACCGTGGGCCAGGGCCTGGTGAGCCTGGCGGAGCTGCACGGCCTGCTCGAGGACCACGCCGCCAGCCGCCAGTGCTACGAGGAGGCGCTCGGGATGTTCCAGGAGGCCGGCTACAAGCCGGGCCTGGCCCAGGCGTACTTCGGCATGGGCGTGGCCAAGGCGAACTTCGAGGACCACCGCGGCGCGCTGGAGCTCATCGCCAAGGCCGCGATGCTCTTCAACGAGACCAAGGACCGCGAGGGCGAGGCGATGTGCCGTGCCTGCGTCGGCGAGTCCCTGCGCGCGCTGGGCCAGCCCGAGGCCGCCGAGGAGAAGTACCAGGAGGCGCTCATCCTCTACCGCCAGACGCGCAACACCGGGCGCACCGCGCGGCTGCTGCTCGACATCGGCGACATCCGCATGGAGAAGGCCGAGTACGAGCCGGCCCGGAAGCGCTTCCTCGAGGCGATTCCCCTGCTGGAGCAGGGCGATGACAGCGAGGCGCTCGCGCTGGGCCACCTGCTGCTCGGCGAGTCCGAGGGCCTCCTGGGCAACCACGAGGGCGCGCGCTCGCACCTGTTGCGCGCGGTGGAGCTGTACCAGGAGCTGCACGACCACGTGCACGAGGCGCGCGCCCGGTGGGATCTGGGCCTGTCCTGCTACTACACGCAGGACCTGCCCGCCGCCCGTGAGCAGTTGGAGGCCGTCCTGCCGCTCTACGAGGAGCAGGGGCGCATGGACGAGGTCGCCAAGGTGCGCAACATCCTCGCCCACTTCGCCGCCCGGGGCGCCTGA
- a CDS encoding helix-turn-helix domain-containing protein → MNDNALNANVGLKLRGLRLARNIKQADAAKDLGVSPAYLNLIEKGKRVMPFPLLWKALRYFDQDPEQFMSTLGEGRVDEALAKLLDEPLLKSLDIDPESLQSLSAEPKLAGTVAALFNLYKNTRTQLENVLAQLNVEERTRTQGASAGSGTVPGVRFDYSPFDEVSDFLETHRNYFPEIEEQAEALRRDVSLERQLTSGQLVQLLEKRFGYRVLIDASPSGSSVVRRLDPEEQTLTLSPDLTEQPLKFQIAASIGLLMLDKEKLVERILGAGRTRHGETTRLIKVNLANYFAGALMLPYGDFFKEVQRTRYDVELLSSIFGSTYETVAHRLCNLSDPKRPGIPFHFLRSDIAGNISKRYSGTGIRFASGGGSCGKWAVHLAFLNPSQLTRQYSMMPDGTTYFCFAKVQLQPTEGSIVKGTAYSIGLGTHAENAKYLAYGLPTNDLRKDAIPSGISCRFCERTDCNQRAAASYRFAFAFDEYTKKDCFFSPLLGYEQADKVEKERHVGGGHGATGNGGGAQPGVNGADGSEKHDSLDKAARRRKGGDA, encoded by the coding sequence ATGAACGACAACGCACTGAACGCCAACGTGGGCCTGAAGCTCCGGGGTCTGCGGCTCGCCCGCAACATCAAGCAGGCAGACGCGGCGAAGGACCTGGGGGTCTCCCCCGCCTACTTGAACCTCATCGAGAAGGGCAAGCGCGTGATGCCCTTCCCGCTGCTCTGGAAGGCACTGCGCTACTTCGACCAGGACCCCGAGCAGTTCATGTCCACGCTGGGCGAGGGCCGGGTGGACGAGGCGCTCGCGAAGCTGCTCGACGAGCCGCTGCTCAAGAGCCTGGACATCGACCCGGAGTCGCTCCAGTCGCTGTCGGCCGAGCCGAAGCTCGCCGGCACCGTGGCCGCGCTCTTCAACCTCTACAAGAACACGCGCACGCAGCTGGAGAACGTGCTCGCGCAGCTCAACGTGGAGGAGCGCACGCGCACGCAAGGAGCCAGCGCCGGCAGCGGCACCGTGCCCGGCGTGCGCTTCGACTACTCGCCCTTCGACGAGGTGAGTGACTTCCTGGAGACGCACCGCAACTACTTCCCCGAAATCGAGGAGCAGGCGGAGGCGCTGCGGCGCGACGTGAGCCTGGAGCGCCAGCTCACCAGCGGGCAGCTGGTGCAGCTGTTGGAGAAGCGCTTCGGCTACCGCGTGCTCATCGACGCTTCGCCCAGCGGCTCGTCCGTGGTGCGGCGGTTGGACCCGGAGGAGCAGACGCTCACGCTGTCGCCGGACCTCACCGAGCAGCCGCTGAAGTTCCAAATCGCGGCGTCCATCGGCCTGCTCATGTTGGACAAGGAGAAGCTGGTCGAGCGCATCCTCGGCGCGGGGCGCACCCGGCACGGCGAGACGACGCGGCTCATCAAGGTGAACCTGGCCAACTACTTCGCCGGCGCGCTGATGCTGCCGTACGGGGACTTCTTCAAGGAGGTGCAGCGCACGCGCTACGACGTGGAGCTCTTGTCGAGCATCTTCGGCTCCACCTACGAGACGGTGGCCCACCGGCTGTGCAACCTGTCGGACCCGAAGCGCCCGGGCATCCCGTTCCACTTCCTGCGCTCGGACATCGCCGGCAACATCTCCAAGCGCTACAGCGGCACCGGCATCCGCTTCGCCAGCGGCGGCGGCAGCTGCGGCAAGTGGGCCGTGCACCTGGCCTTCCTCAACCCGTCCCAGCTCACCCGGCAGTATTCGATGATGCCGGACGGCACCACGTACTTCTGCTTCGCCAAGGTGCAGCTGCAGCCGACGGAGGGCTCCATCGTCAAGGGCACCGCCTACTCCATCGGCCTGGGCACCCACGCGGAGAACGCCAAGTACCTGGCGTACGGTCTGCCCACCAACGACTTGCGCAAGGATGCCATCCCCTCCGGCATCTCCTGCCGCTTCTGCGAGCGCACCGACTGCAACCAGCGCGCGGCGGCCAGCTACCGCTTCGCCTTCGCGTTCGACGAGTACACGAAGAAGGACTGCTTCTTCTCCCCGCTGCTGGGCTACGAGCAGGCCGACAAGGTGGAGAAGGAGCGCCACGTCGGGGGTGGCCACGGCGCCACTGGAAATGGCGGCGGCGCGCAGCCAGGCGTCAATGGCGCTGACGGGAGCGAGAAGCACGATTCGTTGGACAAGGCGGCCCGGCGCCGCAAGGGTGGCGACGCGTGA